From Thermogladius calderae 1633, a single genomic window includes:
- a CDS encoding thiamine pyrophosphate-dependent enzyme: MVVKTLPEFPVKKGEPAYKLWLFEPGQKVEMPLVFNLRQLAETRRPALLPGHRLCAGCAAPIVVKLASFAFRGPTIVVTATGCLEVSTTIFPYTSWAVPWIHNAFENAAATASGIAAAVEAMKKTGRLPYEHVDVVVFAGDGGTFDIGFQALSGAAERGHDFLYILYDNEAYMNTGIQRSGGTPKYAWTTTSPVGSVLPGKMENKKPIAEIMVAHRIPYVATATPAHWMDFMKKVRKGIEVKGPAFIHALSSCDRGWRHDTALTLEVTRRAVDTCYFPLWEWTPETGYVLTDRSLAIARNPKLKQPIEKYLELQGRFRHLLKPENKHLVKELQELVDAAWEELLRKASNAPR; encoded by the coding sequence GTGGTCGTGAAGACCCTGCCCGAGTTCCCCGTCAAGAAGGGCGAGCCGGCGTACAAGCTCTGGTTGTTCGAGCCAGGACAAAAAGTGGAGATGCCACTGGTCTTCAACCTCAGGCAACTAGCTGAGACGAGAAGGCCCGCCCTACTGCCGGGCCACAGGCTGTGCGCTGGCTGCGCTGCCCCAATAGTAGTCAAGCTCGCGAGCTTCGCCTTCAGAGGCCCCACTATAGTCGTCACGGCAACGGGCTGCCTCGAGGTCTCGACCACCATCTTCCCGTACACCAGCTGGGCTGTCCCGTGGATCCACAACGCGTTCGAGAACGCCGCGGCGACAGCCTCCGGTATAGCGGCCGCTGTAGAGGCCATGAAGAAGACCGGGAGACTGCCCTACGAGCACGTCGACGTCGTCGTCTTCGCGGGCGACGGCGGCACCTTCGACATCGGCTTCCAGGCCCTCAGCGGTGCGGCAGAGAGGGGCCACGACTTCCTCTACATACTCTACGACAACGAGGCGTACATGAACACCGGGATACAGAGGAGCGGCGGCACGCCCAAGTACGCTTGGACCACGACGTCGCCCGTGGGGAGCGTGCTGCCGGGTAAGATGGAGAACAAGAAGCCCATAGCAGAGATAATGGTGGCTCACAGGATACCCTACGTAGCGACCGCGACGCCGGCCCACTGGATGGACTTCATGAAGAAGGTGAGGAAGGGTATAGAAGTGAAGGGCCCCGCTTTCATACACGCCCTGAGCAGCTGCGACAGGGGTTGGAGGCACGACACAGCGCTGACGCTAGAGGTGACGAGGAGGGCTGTCGACACCTGCTACTTCCCGCTGTGGGAGTGGACGCCCGAGACAGGCTACGTGCTCACCGATAGGAGCCTGGCCATCGCCAGGAACCCCAAGCTGAAGCAGCCGATCGAGAAGTACCTCGAGCTGCAGGGTAGGTTCAGGCACCTGCTGAAGCCCGAGAACAAGCACCTGGTGAAGGAGCTACAGGAGCTAGTCGACGCCGCCTGGGAGGAGCTACTCAGGAAGGCGAGTAACGCCCCAAGGTGA